One genomic region from uncultured Subdoligranulum sp. encodes:
- a CDS encoding alpha/beta fold hydrolase, which yields MAQLCRETIHFPSSDTTHTIAAYVYTMPDVPVHAVLQLSHGMCEYIRRYEPMARFYAAHGIALAGNDHLGHGESAAPGEYGHYGEPGGRYYLLQDLHRMNEHLHQEFPGLPVFLYGHSMGSFYARWYAERWPETIAGLIISGTAGPQLLHTVGQGIATVLAALRGPRTVSPFMVRANMGGYCKRIPDAKSPNAWLTRDEAVVRAYDADPLCAFPFTLGSYREMLAAIHHVNRARWARSVDKNLPILLISGAEDPVGGYGEGVRKVWAMLGDAGIKDLTCEIFEGARHELHNEWNREEVFDYVLHWLEDRLPA from the coding sequence ATGGCACAGCTTTGCCGGGAAACGATCCACTTTCCCTCCTCGGATACCACCCATACCATTGCGGCGTATGTGTATACCATGCCGGATGTGCCGGTCCACGCGGTACTGCAGCTCAGCCATGGCATGTGCGAGTATATCCGCCGCTATGAGCCCATGGCCCGGTTTTATGCGGCCCACGGTATCGCTCTGGCCGGAAACGATCATCTGGGCCACGGCGAAAGTGCCGCGCCGGGGGAGTACGGCCATTACGGCGAACCCGGTGGGCGGTATTATCTTTTGCAGGACCTGCACCGGATGAACGAGCATCTGCATCAGGAGTTCCCCGGTCTGCCGGTTTTTCTGTACGGGCACAGCATGGGCAGTTTTTATGCCCGCTGGTACGCCGAGCGCTGGCCCGAAACCATTGCCGGCCTGATCATCTCCGGCACGGCCGGTCCCCAGCTGCTCCATACGGTGGGGCAGGGGATTGCCACGGTGCTGGCGGCTCTGCGGGGCCCGCGCACGGTGTCTCCGTTTATGGTCCGGGCCAACATGGGCGGCTACTGCAAACGGATTCCCGATGCAAAATCCCCCAACGCCTGGCTTACCCGGGATGAAGCGGTGGTCCGGGCCTATGACGCCGACCCGCTGTGTGCCTTTCCCTTTACGTTGGGTAGTTACCGGGAGATGCTGGCGGCCATCCACCATGTGAACCGCGCCCGCTGGGCCCGGTCGGTGGACAAGAATCTGCCCATCCTGCTCATCTCCGGCGCCGAGGATCCGGTGGGCGGCTATGGAGAGGGTGTGCGCAAAGTCTGGGCGATGCTGGGCGACGCCGGAATCAAGGATCTGACCTGTGAGATCTTTGAGGGCGCCCGCCACGAACTGCACAATGAATGGAACCGGGAGGAAGTCTTCGACTACGTCCTGCACTGGCTGGAGGACAGACTGCCTGCCTGA
- a CDS encoding replication-associated recombination protein A produces MEPLAQRLRPRTLDEVCGQQHLLGKNQVFRRTVESGRIPNMIFYGPSGVGKTTVASIIAAGSGMQLHKLNGTTASTSDIKSVLADIGTLGATGGILLYLDEIQYFNKRQQQSLLECVEQGTVTLIASTTENPYFYVYNALLSRCTVFEFKSLTAADIRQGVEHAVARLGAEDKVPILIPEDALDYLAQSAGGDMRKALGNLEFAVTAAPVENGSRTVTLDMVQQVAARTAMRYDKLGDDHYDIVSAYQKSMRGSDPDAALHYLARLLEAGDLPSACRRLMVCACEDVGLAWPQIIPIVKAAVDIANAVGLPEARLALADAVVLVATAPKSNSAHDGINAAMADVQAGRTGPIPRQLQNKHYDGADAKVKGQHYLYPHDFPHHWTKQQYLPDALKNRRYYEPGDNKNEQAFAQYWKKIKGEE; encoded by the coding sequence ATGGAACCCCTGGCACAGCGGCTGCGGCCGCGCACGCTGGATGAAGTCTGCGGGCAGCAGCATCTTCTGGGCAAGAATCAAGTGTTCCGCCGCACGGTGGAAAGCGGCCGCATTCCCAACATGATCTTTTACGGCCCGTCGGGGGTGGGGAAGACCACGGTGGCCAGCATCATTGCGGCGGGCAGCGGCATGCAGCTGCACAAGCTCAACGGGACCACCGCTTCCACCAGCGACATCAAGTCGGTGCTGGCCGACATCGGCACACTGGGTGCCACCGGCGGCATTCTGCTCTACCTGGATGAGATCCAGTACTTTAATAAAAGGCAGCAGCAGAGCCTTCTGGAATGTGTGGAGCAGGGAACCGTGACGCTGATCGCCTCCACCACCGAGAATCCCTATTTCTATGTGTACAATGCGCTGCTGTCCCGGTGCACGGTGTTTGAGTTCAAATCCCTGACGGCGGCGGATATCCGCCAGGGGGTGGAGCACGCGGTGGCGCGTCTGGGGGCCGAGGACAAGGTCCCGATCCTGATTCCCGAGGACGCGCTGGACTACCTGGCCCAGAGTGCCGGCGGCGATATGCGCAAGGCGCTGGGCAATCTGGAGTTCGCGGTGACGGCGGCGCCGGTGGAAAACGGCAGCCGCACCGTGACGCTGGACATGGTCCAGCAGGTGGCGGCCCGCACGGCCATGCGGTATGACAAGCTGGGGGACGACCACTACGATATTGTGTCGGCCTACCAGAAATCCATGCGTGGTTCCGACCCCGATGCGGCGCTGCACTATCTGGCCCGGCTGCTGGAGGCGGGGGACCTGCCCAGTGCCTGCCGGCGGCTGATGGTCTGCGCCTGCGAGGATGTGGGCCTGGCCTGGCCGCAGATCATTCCCATCGTCAAGGCGGCGGTGGACATTGCCAACGCGGTGGGCCTGCCGGAAGCCCGGCTGGCGCTGGCCGATGCGGTGGTGCTGGTGGCCACGGCGCCCAAATCCAACTCGGCCCATGATGGCATCAATGCGGCCATGGCCGATGTTCAGGCGGGGCGCACCGGGCCCATTCCCCGCCAGCTGCAGAACAAGCACTACGACGGGGCCGATGCCAAGGTGAAGGGGCAGCACTACCTCTACCCCCACGACTTTCCCCATCACTGGACCAAGCAGCAATACCTGCCCGATGCCCTCAAGAACCGGCGCTACTACGAGCCCGGCGACAACAAGAACGAGCAGGCCTTTGCCCAATACTGGAAGAAGATCAAAGGAGAAGAATAG
- the nth gene encoding endonuclease III, with protein MTKKELAQICIDRLKAEYPLAECTLDYDHAWQLLVEVRLAAQCTDARVNVVVQDLFARYPSVEALAAATPEEIEAIVKPCGLGRSKARDISACMRMLRDQYGGKVPDDFDALLALPGVGRKSANLIMGDVFGKPAIVTDTHCIRLCNRIGLVDNIKEPAKVERELWKIIPPEEGSDFCHRLVYHGRAVCTARTTPFCEKCCLADVCRTGKEYLHEKGN; from the coding sequence GTGACAAAAAAGGAACTGGCGCAGATCTGTATTGACCGCCTCAAAGCCGAATATCCTCTGGCCGAATGTACGCTGGATTACGACCACGCCTGGCAGCTGCTGGTGGAGGTACGCCTGGCTGCCCAGTGCACCGACGCCCGCGTCAATGTGGTGGTGCAGGATCTGTTTGCCCGCTACCCCAGTGTGGAGGCCCTGGCGGCTGCCACGCCGGAGGAGATCGAGGCCATCGTCAAGCCCTGCGGCCTGGGACGCAGCAAGGCGCGGGATATTTCCGCCTGCATGCGGATGCTCCGTGATCAGTACGGCGGCAAGGTGCCCGACGATTTTGACGCGCTGCTGGCCCTGCCCGGAGTCGGCCGCAAGAGCGCCAACCTGATTATGGGCGATGTGTTCGGCAAGCCGGCCATTGTGACCGACACCCACTGCATCCGCCTTTGCAACCGCATCGGCCTGGTGGACAACATCAAGGAACCCGCCAAGGTGGAGCGCGAGCTCTGGAAGATCATCCCGCCGGAGGAGGGCAGCGATTTCTGCCACCGGCTGGTCTACCACGGCCGGGCTGTCTGCACGGCGCGGACCACCCCCTTCTGCGAAAAGTGCTGTCTGGCCGATGTGTGCCGGACAGGAAAGGAATATCTGCATGAAAAAGGAAACTGA
- a CDS encoding GntR family transcriptional regulator: MKKETDTPLGGELRSQQTADRLVAELRSGLYAGASQLPSEVELAGALGISRTVVRDALSLLEREGYLERVRGIGTLVNRDVLKMENRLDQKLEFYRMIRAAGYEPHSDNVLVTRETAPDDLARRLGLAPEEHPTLVFVRRRVLADNTPVLYSTDILPLALFGGQRLDTLDFTRSIFEIVSEYCHVEVTKTLAHIRAVTGTPGIRHQLGLRPDQALMQLDETCYSRLCRPVLCCQTCYTDFFDFAIVRKLV; the protein is encoded by the coding sequence ATGAAAAAGGAAACTGATACCCCGCTGGGCGGCGAACTGCGCAGCCAGCAGACCGCCGACCGGCTGGTTGCTGAGCTGCGCAGCGGTCTGTATGCCGGTGCTTCCCAGCTGCCCAGTGAGGTGGAACTGGCCGGCGCGCTGGGCATCAGCCGCACGGTGGTGCGGGATGCCCTCAGCCTGCTGGAACGGGAGGGGTATCTGGAGCGTGTGCGCGGCATCGGGACGCTGGTCAACCGCGACGTGCTGAAGATGGAAAACCGTCTGGACCAGAAACTGGAATTCTACCGCATGATCCGCGCCGCCGGGTATGAACCCCACAGCGACAACGTGCTGGTCACCCGGGAAACCGCCCCCGATGATCTGGCACGGCGGCTGGGTCTTGCCCCGGAGGAGCATCCCACGCTGGTGTTTGTGCGCCGGCGCGTTCTGGCGGACAACACCCCCGTGCTTTACTCCACCGACATTCTGCCGCTGGCGCTTTTCGGCGGGCAGCGGCTGGATACGCTGGATTTCACCCGTTCCATCTTTGAGATTGTGTCGGAATACTGCCACGTGGAGGTGACCAAAACACTGGCCCACATCCGCGCTGTGACCGGCACCCCGGGCATCCGGCACCAGCTGGGGCTGCGGCCCGATCAGGCCCTGATGCAGCTGGACGAGACCTGCTATTCCCGCCTGTGCCGCCCGGTACTGTGCTGCCAGACCTGCTACACGGATTTCTTCGATTTTGCCATCGTGCGCAAGCTGGTGTAA